One window from the genome of Gemmatimonadaceae bacterium encodes:
- a CDS encoding HlyD family efflux transporter periplasmic adaptor subunit: protein MAFLRSRWFIASAVVVLLGVPATWLFAHHEGASDPTLDTTVKHGDFRVLVTTSGELRARKFVQISAPQGAMQAQIYQMKIASLVPEGTLVKAGDVVATLDRASVAPKLADVTLAVQKAQAAYEQAMLDSTLTLSKAREDIRSQELALEQKKIVKEQSIYEAPSIQRQAEIDYEQGDRALAEAKANYKTQTLQAQAKMSEVGADLGRQKNQLAMVQSVMAGFTIRAPSPGMVIYVKEWDGKKRTVGSAINAFDAAVATLPDLTQMESVTYINEIDVRKVAVGQPVTISLDADPSKTLAGTVASVANVGEQRPNSDAKVFEVHINVDRADTTLRPGMTTGNAILTYEARNATYVPIEAVSSDAGIPIVYRRAGSDLVMQEVQTGAMNDDDVIIARGLKTGDDVLLAPPTGKGHLTLVRLPGSRRPVAPLGDTALPEKPAAAAAGGPRPRPRD, encoded by the coding sequence ATGGCCTTTCTCCGGTCCCGCTGGTTCATCGCCTCCGCCGTCGTCGTCCTGCTCGGCGTGCCGGCCACCTGGTTGTTCGCGCACCACGAGGGCGCGAGCGACCCGACGCTGGACACGACCGTCAAGCACGGCGACTTCCGCGTGCTCGTCACCACCTCCGGCGAGCTGCGAGCCCGCAAGTTCGTGCAGATCTCGGCCCCGCAGGGCGCCATGCAGGCGCAGATCTACCAGATGAAGATCGCGTCGCTCGTGCCCGAGGGCACGCTGGTGAAGGCCGGCGACGTGGTCGCCACGCTCGACCGCGCCAGCGTGGCGCCCAAGCTCGCCGACGTGACCCTCGCCGTGCAGAAGGCCCAGGCCGCTTACGAGCAGGCGATGCTCGACTCGACGCTCACCCTCTCCAAGGCGCGCGAGGACATCCGGTCGCAGGAGTTGGCCCTCGAGCAGAAGAAGATCGTCAAGGAACAGTCGATCTACGAGGCGCCCAGCATCCAGCGCCAGGCGGAGATCGACTACGAACAGGGCGATCGCGCCCTGGCGGAGGCCAAGGCCAATTACAAGACCCAGACGTTGCAGGCGCAGGCCAAGATGAGCGAGGTCGGCGCCGATCTCGGCCGCCAGAAGAACCAGTTGGCGATGGTGCAGTCGGTGATGGCCGGATTCACCATCCGCGCCCCCTCGCCCGGCATGGTCATCTACGTCAAGGAGTGGGACGGCAAGAAGCGCACCGTCGGATCGGCCATCAACGCGTTCGATGCCGCGGTCGCCACGCTGCCCGATCTCACGCAGATGGAATCGGTCACGTACATCAACGAGATCGACGTCCGGAAGGTGGCCGTGGGCCAGCCGGTGACCATCTCGCTCGATGCCGATCCGAGCAAGACGCTCGCCGGCACGGTGGCGAGCGTGGCCAACGTGGGCGAGCAGCGGCCGAACTCCGACGCCAAGGTGTTCGAGGTGCACATCAACGTCGACCGCGCCGACACCACGCTCCGGCCCGGGATGACCACGGGCAACGCGATCCTGACCTACGAGGCCAGGAACGCGACCTACGTGCCGATCGAGGCCGTGAGCAGCGACGCCGGCATCCCGATCGTCTACCGGCGCGCCGGATCGGACCTCGTGATGCAGGAGGTCCAAACCGGCGCGATGAACGACGACGACGTCATCATCGCCCGCGGCCTGAAGACGGGCGACGACGTACTGTTGGCCCCGCCCACCGGCAAGGGCCACCTGACGCTCGTGCGCCTGCCCGGATCGCGGCGCCCCGTCGCGCCGCTCGGCGACACCGCGCTTCCGGAGAAGCCCGCGGCCGCGGCCGCCGGCGGCCCGCGGCCCCGGCCGCGGGACTGA
- a CDS encoding ABC transporter permease has protein sequence MPTEPIPHVSRRARILAHAAFSLRTAMEAVGHNKLRAGLTSLGILFGVASVIAMLAIGRGAEQEIIEQMRLLGSNNVIVTPIVVQQEEKLTSAGEGEKRPTRYSPGLTYEDAQSIADVVPHVTATSGEIVLNTTLTREGLRRSGKVVGVDSDYFRLLNLTIASGTGWAASQVADGSPVAIIGYGVRTRFFTTEDPIGKPLKVGNVWLTVVGVLADRPVSAQTSQRLGIRDANMDVYVPTQTMLVRYRNRAELTQRDIEAASRTVTVTQTGDTTDAQTRAERGNRNQLDRIIVRVDDGRYMPAAADLIRRMLARRHNAVVDFEITVPELLLRQEQRTRSIFNVVLGAIASISLLVGGIGIMNIMLASVLERIREIGVRRATGATQRDILFQFLSEALLISVAGGVAGIITGAAISGGIQHFAGIKTIISLLSVVLAFGVSFTVGLVFGIVPAWRAAQQDPVVCLRYE, from the coding sequence GTGCCCACGGAACCGATCCCCCACGTGTCGCGGCGGGCGCGGATCCTCGCCCACGCGGCGTTCAGCCTCCGCACGGCGATGGAAGCCGTGGGGCACAACAAGCTTCGCGCCGGCCTCACCTCGCTCGGCATCCTGTTCGGCGTGGCGTCGGTGATCGCCATGCTCGCCATCGGCCGCGGTGCCGAGCAGGAGATCATCGAGCAGATGCGCCTCCTCGGGTCCAACAACGTGATCGTGACGCCCATCGTCGTGCAGCAGGAGGAGAAGCTCACGTCGGCCGGCGAAGGCGAGAAGCGGCCCACGCGCTACTCGCCCGGGCTCACGTACGAGGACGCCCAGTCCATCGCCGACGTCGTGCCGCACGTCACGGCCACGAGCGGTGAGATCGTACTCAACACCACGCTCACGCGCGAGGGGCTGCGCCGCTCGGGGAAGGTCGTGGGCGTGGACTCCGACTACTTCCGTCTCCTCAACCTGACGATCGCCAGCGGCACCGGGTGGGCGGCGTCGCAGGTGGCGGACGGCAGTCCCGTGGCGATCATCGGCTACGGCGTGCGCACGCGCTTCTTCACCACCGAGGACCCGATCGGCAAGCCGCTCAAAGTCGGGAACGTGTGGCTGACCGTGGTCGGCGTGCTCGCCGATCGCCCGGTGAGCGCGCAGACCTCCCAGCGCCTCGGCATCCGCGACGCGAACATGGACGTCTACGTGCCCACGCAGACGATGCTCGTGCGGTACCGCAACCGCGCCGAACTCACCCAGCGCGACATCGAGGCCGCGTCGCGCACGGTCACGGTCACGCAGACCGGCGACACCACCGACGCCCAGACCCGCGCCGAGCGCGGCAACCGCAACCAGCTCGACCGGATCATCGTCCGCGTGGACGACGGCCGGTACATGCCCGCCGCAGCCGACCTCATTCGGCGCATGCTCGCGCGCCGGCACAACGCCGTGGTCGATTTCGAGATCACCGTGCCCGAACTGCTGCTGCGCCAGGAGCAGCGCACGCGGTCGATCTTCAACGTCGTGCTCGGCGCGATCGCGTCGATCTCGCTGCTCGTAGGCGGCATCGGGATCATGAACATCATGCTCGCATCGGTGCTCGAGCGCATCCGCGAGATCGGGGTGCGCCGCGCCACCGGCGCCACGCAGCGCGACATCCTGTTCCAGTTCCTGAGCGAAGCGCTCCTGATCAGCGTCGCCGGCGGCGTGGCGGGCATCATCACCGGCGCGGCGATCAGCGGCGGCATCCAGCACTTCGCCGGCATCAAGACCATCATCTCGCTGCTCTCCGTGGTGCTCGCCTTCGGCGTGTCGTTCACCGTCGGCCTCGTGTTCGGGATCGTGCCGGCGTGGCGCGCCGCGCAGCAGGATCCCGTCGTCTGCCTCCGCTACGAATAG
- a CDS encoding TolC family protein has translation MSMIRHALRGGFLAVLFAAAPPLGAQQSLTLQQTVELAQRQGLLAQAAHESLVAARARDRAYGARLLPQVTLGGTIPDYSRAIVPVIQPDGSQLFTPLQQTTSQLGLNVTQKLPFTGGNLSVSSSLQQFRMSGAQQIHTWTAVPVTVSLQQGILRPNTIRWDTRAQDLTTEVAERQYLESRENVALQAANAFFDLYSARSARDNAERNVAVNDTLYTLNKGRFQVGKIGENDLLQSELAVLRARTALDAANLDYDRALAAFRLAVNLPAGADVRIVVTSDLPQMHIDTAMAVQQALRNSSAIAGLELQDVQARRAVTEAKLSTGVGATLQASFGFNASGSGPTAAYSNLLQAQQLSLGVQVPLIQWGAHSDDVEAAQADQSRIAATSRISREQTIQNARFAALQVTLAASNLAVSAKADTVASKRFAVAYQRYVIGKIGVDNLYIAQSDKDQALQQYVLALRGYWSAYYVLRQLTLYDFAEDRPIRR, from the coding sequence ATGTCCATGATCCGTCACGCGCTCCGCGGGGGATTCCTCGCCGTCCTGTTCGCCGCGGCGCCGCCGCTCGGCGCCCAGCAGTCGCTCACCCTCCAGCAGACCGTGGAGCTGGCCCAGCGGCAGGGCCTGCTGGCGCAGGCGGCGCACGAGAGTCTGGTGGCGGCGCGGGCGCGCGACCGCGCCTACGGGGCCCGGCTGCTGCCGCAGGTGACGCTCGGCGGCACCATCCCCGACTACAGCCGCGCCATCGTGCCCGTGATCCAGCCCGACGGCTCGCAGCTGTTCACGCCGCTCCAGCAGACCACGTCGCAGCTCGGGCTCAACGTGACGCAGAAGCTGCCCTTCACGGGCGGCAATCTCAGCGTCTCGTCGTCGCTGCAGCAGTTCCGGATGAGCGGCGCCCAGCAGATCCACACCTGGACGGCCGTGCCGGTGACGGTGAGCCTCCAGCAGGGCATCCTGCGGCCCAACACCATCCGGTGGGACACCCGCGCGCAGGATCTCACCACCGAGGTCGCCGAACGCCAGTACCTCGAGTCGCGCGAGAACGTGGCGCTGCAGGCCGCCAACGCCTTCTTCGACCTCTATTCGGCCCGGTCGGCACGGGACAACGCCGAGCGCAACGTGGCCGTGAACGACACGCTGTACACGCTCAACAAGGGCCGATTCCAGGTGGGCAAGATCGGCGAGAACGACCTCCTCCAGAGCGAGCTGGCCGTGCTCCGCGCCCGCACGGCGCTGGACGCCGCCAACCTCGACTACGACCGCGCGCTCGCCGCGTTCCGCCTTGCCGTCAACCTGCCCGCCGGCGCCGACGTGCGCATCGTCGTCACGTCCGACCTCCCGCAAATGCACATCGACACGGCCATGGCCGTGCAGCAGGCGCTCCGCAACAGCTCGGCGATCGCGGGGCTGGAGTTGCAGGACGTGCAGGCGCGCCGCGCCGTGACCGAGGCCAAGCTCTCCACCGGCGTCGGCGCCACGCTGCAGGCGAGCTTCGGGTTCAACGCCAGCGGCTCGGGCCCCACCGCCGCCTACTCGAATCTGCTCCAGGCGCAGCAGCTGTCGCTCGGCGTGCAGGTGCCGCTCATCCAGTGGGGGGCGCACTCCGACGACGTCGAGGCCGCCCAGGCGGACCAGTCGCGCATCGCCGCCACGTCGCGCATCTCCCGCGAGCAGACCATCCAGAACGCGCGGTTCGCCGCCCTCCAGGTGACGCTGGCGGCGAGCAACCTCGCCGTGTCGGCCAAGGCGGACACCGTGGCGTCCAAGCGATTCGCCGTCGCCTACCAGCGATACGTGATCGGCAAGATCGGCGTCGACAACCTCTACATCGCCCAATCCGACAAGGACCAGGCGCTCCAACAGTACGTGCTGGCGCTGCGCGGGTACTGGTCCGCGTACTACGTGCTGCGCCAGCTCACGCTGTACGATTTCGCGGAGGACCGGCCCATCCGGCGCTGA
- a CDS encoding cytochrome ubiquinol oxidase subunit I: protein MTDLLAARSQMAISLGFHIVFAEIGIAMPLMMVLAEWRGLRTGDREYLQLARRWAKGVAVLFAVGAVSGTVLSFELGLLWPSFMKFAGPIIGVPFSLEGFAFFTEAIFLGVYLYGWERISPRAHLLAGVIVLSSGAASAVFVLMVNAWMNTPTGVTMSGGQIVAVDPVAGMLSPAAFPQALHMLLAAYASTGLAVAGVHAWMLRRGAAPGFHRRALIVALWVGAPAAVLQPLSGDISARLVAQTQPVKLAALEGQFHTERGAPLRLGGWPDEQAATTRYALQIPHGLSVLAYHQWNAEVQGLTAFPRADWPPVAPVHVSFQLMVALGTAMALVALWAAWVGWRRRDIAEQAWLLRALIVVAPFGFIATEVGWMVTEVGRQPWVVQGLLRTADAVTPMPGLIVPLTVFTLLYVVLGAVVVAVITGMVRDTDGAANGVDA from the coding sequence ATGACCGATCTGCTCGCGGCCCGCTCGCAGATGGCGATCTCGCTCGGATTCCACATCGTGTTCGCCGAGATCGGCATCGCCATGCCCCTGATGATGGTGCTGGCCGAATGGCGCGGGCTCCGAACCGGAGATCGCGAGTACCTGCAATTGGCGCGACGATGGGCGAAGGGGGTGGCGGTCCTGTTCGCCGTGGGCGCCGTGTCCGGCACCGTGCTCTCGTTCGAACTCGGCCTCCTCTGGCCCTCGTTCATGAAGTTCGCCGGGCCGATCATCGGCGTGCCGTTCTCGCTCGAGGGATTCGCGTTCTTCACCGAGGCGATCTTCCTCGGCGTCTATCTCTACGGCTGGGAGCGGATCTCGCCCCGCGCGCACCTGCTGGCCGGCGTCATCGTCCTCTCGAGCGGCGCCGCGTCGGCCGTCTTCGTGCTCATGGTGAATGCGTGGATGAACACGCCCACCGGCGTGACGATGTCCGGCGGACAGATCGTGGCCGTGGATCCGGTGGCCGGCATGCTGAGCCCGGCCGCGTTCCCGCAGGCCCTGCATATGCTGCTCGCCGCCTACGCGTCCACCGGGCTCGCCGTGGCGGGCGTGCATGCCTGGATGCTCCGGCGCGGCGCCGCGCCCGGCTTTCACCGCCGGGCGCTCATCGTGGCGCTCTGGGTGGGCGCGCCGGCCGCCGTCCTGCAGCCCCTCTCCGGCGACATCAGCGCCCGCCTCGTGGCCCAGACCCAACCCGTGAAGCTGGCCGCCCTCGAGGGGCAGTTCCACACGGAGCGCGGCGCGCCGCTGCGCCTTGGCGGCTGGCCCGACGAACAGGCGGCGACCACGCGCTACGCCCTGCAGATTCCGCACGGCCTGTCCGTACTCGCATACCATCAATGGAACGCCGAGGTCCAGGGCCTCACCGCGTTTCCACGCGCCGACTGGCCGCCGGTGGCGCCGGTGCACGTGAGCTTCCAACTGATGGTCGCGCTGGGAACGGCGATGGCGCTGGTGGCGCTCTGGGCGGCGTGGGTGGGGTGGCGCCGGCGCGACATCGCCGAACAGGCATGGCTGCTCCGCGCGCTGATCGTGGTGGCGCCGTTCGGGTTCATCGCCACCGAGGTGGGGTGGATGGTCACCGAGGTCGGGCGCCAGCCGTGGGTGGTCCAGGGGCTCCTGCGCACCGCCGATGCCGTGACGCCGATGCCGGGGCTCATCGTTCCACTCACCGTGTTCACGCTCCTCTACGTGGTGCTGGGCGCGGTGGTGGTGGCGGTGATCACCGGCATGGTGCGCGACACGGACGGCGCGGCGAACGGGGTGGACGCGTGA
- a CDS encoding cytochrome d ubiquinol oxidase subunit II, translating into MTGAFAHFGLPELFAAIIVVALNVYILTGGADFGGGVWDLLASGPRRDRQRDLIAHAIGPIWEANHVWLVLVVVLTFTAFPAAFATLGTVLHIPLALMLVGIVMRGSAFVFRSYGSRTWEQRRNWGRVFAVASTLTPLLLGVVIGAVSTGAVGEAQTRVGAAGFRSVYVAPWWSPFPIAVGVLALALFAMLAAVYLAYETRDEALREDFRRRALAAAAAVFAAAFGALAVAHLEAPMVRAGLENSVWALPFQLATGVAALTAIGALWRRRYAVARLAAAAQVSLILWGWAFAQFPNVVPPGLTIENTAAPRITLELVAWALGAGAALLIPSLLYLRRTFAARRTR; encoded by the coding sequence GTGACCGGCGCGTTCGCGCACTTCGGGCTGCCCGAACTGTTCGCCGCGATCATCGTCGTGGCGCTCAACGTGTACATCCTCACCGGGGGCGCCGATTTCGGCGGCGGCGTGTGGGACCTGCTCGCCAGCGGGCCGCGACGCGACCGGCAGCGCGATCTCATCGCCCACGCCATCGGGCCGATCTGGGAAGCCAATCACGTATGGCTCGTGCTCGTGGTGGTGCTCACCTTCACGGCGTTCCCGGCCGCATTCGCCACGCTGGGCACGGTGCTGCACATCCCGCTGGCGCTGATGCTCGTGGGGATCGTCATGCGCGGCTCGGCGTTCGTGTTCCGCAGCTACGGCAGCCGCACGTGGGAGCAGCGCCGGAACTGGGGACGCGTGTTCGCCGTGGCCAGCACCCTCACCCCCCTGCTGCTCGGCGTCGTGATCGGCGCCGTCTCCACCGGCGCCGTGGGCGAGGCGCAGACGCGGGTCGGCGCGGCGGGGTTCCGCAGCGTGTACGTGGCGCCCTGGTGGTCGCCGTTCCCGATCGCGGTGGGCGTACTGGCGCTCGCGCTGTTCGCGATGCTGGCCGCCGTCTATCTGGCGTACGAGACGCGCGACGAGGCGCTGCGCGAAGACTTCCGGCGGCGCGCGCTCGCGGCGGCCGCCGCGGTATTCGCGGCGGCGTTCGGCGCCCTGGCCGTGGCGCACCTCGAAGCGCCGATGGTGCGGGCCGGGCTCGAGAACTCGGTATGGGCCCTGCCGTTCCAGCTCGCCACCGGCGTGGCCGCGCTCACGGCCATCGGCGCGTTGTGGCGGCGACGCTACGCCGTGGCCAGGCTGGCCGCCGCCGCGCAGGTATCGCTCATTCTCTGGGGCTGGGCGTTTGCCCAGTTCCCCAATGTGGTGCCGCCGGGCCTGACCATCGAGAACACCGCCGCGCCGCGGATCACCCTCGAACTCGTGGCCTGGGCGCTGGGGGCCGGCGCCGCGCTGCTCATTCCGTCGCTGCTCTATCTGCGCCGCACCTTCGCGGCGCGACGGACGCGCTGA
- a CDS encoding cytochrome c peroxidase, whose amino-acid sequence MRTIRFSVIGATLLVAVACGTQQESRQAAPAATQGRTVATAQDAQLTPTDLAMFAPLPARMDAPGQPPSDAEIALGRTLYYETLLSNGHDVSCNSCHALNGYGADGRRVSFGHKGQEGSRNSPTVYNAAGQVAQFWDGRAPNVEEQAKGPILNPAEMGMPGSSAVLDHLKASAKYRAAFAAAFPGQPNPVTYDNVGRAIGAFERGLVTPSRWDAFLKGDTAALTAQEKRGAKTFIAAGCTACHAGAYVGGQLFQKAGLVRAWPTTADSGRIAVTKAASDLFVFKVPTLRNVAKTGPYFSDGSVGSLDSAIVMMGRYQLGVDLTPAQVQDIRAFLGTLTGEIPVRYVAEPPLPAGAAF is encoded by the coding sequence ATGCGTACGATACGATTCTCGGTCATTGGTGCCACGCTCCTCGTGGCGGTGGCCTGCGGTACCCAGCAGGAATCCAGACAGGCGGCCCCGGCAGCCACGCAAGGCCGCACGGTAGCCACGGCTCAGGACGCGCAACTCACCCCCACCGACCTGGCGATGTTCGCGCCGTTGCCGGCGCGCATGGACGCGCCCGGCCAGCCGCCGAGCGATGCCGAGATCGCGCTCGGGCGGACGCTGTATTACGAGACGTTGCTGTCCAATGGACACGATGTGTCGTGCAATTCGTGCCACGCGCTCAACGGCTACGGCGCCGATGGACGCCGGGTGAGCTTTGGCCACAAGGGTCAGGAAGGCTCGCGCAACTCCCCCACCGTGTACAACGCCGCCGGACAGGTGGCGCAATTCTGGGATGGCCGCGCTCCCAATGTTGAAGAGCAGGCCAAGGGGCCGATCCTCAATCCGGCGGAGATGGGCATGCCGGGCAGCAGCGCGGTGTTGGACCATCTGAAGGCGTCGGCCAAGTATCGCGCGGCGTTCGCAGCCGCGTTCCCGGGCCAGCCCAATCCGGTGACGTACGACAACGTGGGGCGCGCCATCGGGGCGTTCGAACGCGGTTTGGTGACGCCGAGCCGGTGGGACGCCTTCCTGAAAGGCGATACGGCGGCGCTCACGGCGCAGGAGAAGCGGGGCGCCAAGACGTTCATCGCCGCGGGCTGCACGGCGTGTCACGCCGGCGCGTACGTGGGCGGCCAGCTGTTCCAGAAGGCGGGGCTGGTGCGCGCGTGGCCGACCACGGCCGATAGCGGGCGCATTGCCGTGACCAAGGCGGCCAGCGACCTGTTCGTGTTCAAGGTGCCGACGCTACGCAACGTGGCGAAGACCGGTCCGTATTTCAGCGACGGGTCGGTGGGCTCGCTCGATTCGGCGATCGTGATGATGGGCCGGTACCAGCTCGGGGTGGATCTCACGCCGGCGCAGGTGCAGGACATTCGCGCGTTCCTGGGCACGCTCACCGGCGAGATCCCGGTGCGGTACGTGGCCGAGCCGCCGTTGCCGGCCGGCGCGGCGTTCTAG
- the recG gene encoding ATP-dependent DNA helicase RecG, with protein MATASPRVALDTPVTFLKGVGPRRAVAFQKMQVTTARDLVWLIPHRYEDASTVSRIASLRTGEDATVIGRVISKGVLPTRKGLRIFQAVLQDDSGMIEAAWPGQPFLDRSIDKGDVLLASGTVRFYHGRQLAPREFVNLGPDDEGTAKGRVLAVYPATEGLSFKVIRTIVDTHLDALLPQVHEYFPPEILERAGVVGIRDALRMVHRPQTLADAYRGRDRLAFEELFFVHLLHQRVKALARETRRGIRFENRRNLTTRLRESLPYELTHAQVRALREIVGDMCSDRRMHRLLQGDVGSGKTIVAVFAALLALENGFQAAIMVPTELLAEQHHRTMTALLAPLGVAPLLLTGSVAPRERKAIAKRLAQLEPPLAQEWPELVIGTHALVQQTTEFARLGFAAIDEQHRFGVEQRKALTGKGEMPDILLMSATPIPRSLALTIYGDLDLSFLDERPPGRRPVTTIFRADGSRDRVMQFVDREVEKGRQAYIVYPVIEESEKLDLKAATTMYESLRTTAFAHRRVALLHGRVPNDERDDIMRRFRDGEVDVLVATTVIEVGIDVPNATVMVIEHPERFGLSQLHQLRGRVGRGGEQSYCILLGDVGREAKQRLQIFVDTEDGFAIAEADLRLRGMGDLFGERQSGVPTFKVADPLRDAALSDWAREMAEALLARDPGLTTRESAPLRRVLGERYARAVELFHVG; from the coding sequence ATGGCGACGGCGAGTCCGCGGGTGGCCCTCGACACGCCCGTCACCTTTCTCAAGGGGGTGGGCCCCCGGCGCGCCGTGGCGTTCCAGAAGATGCAGGTGACCACGGCGCGCGATCTCGTGTGGCTCATCCCGCACCGCTACGAGGACGCGAGCACGGTGTCGCGCATCGCCTCGCTGCGCACGGGGGAGGACGCCACGGTGATCGGGCGGGTGATCTCCAAGGGCGTGCTCCCCACGCGCAAGGGGCTGCGGATCTTCCAGGCGGTGCTGCAGGACGACAGCGGGATGATCGAGGCGGCGTGGCCGGGCCAGCCGTTCCTGGACCGCAGCATCGACAAGGGCGACGTGCTGCTGGCGTCGGGCACCGTGCGCTTCTATCACGGCCGCCAACTGGCGCCGCGCGAGTTCGTCAACCTCGGGCCCGACGACGAGGGCACGGCCAAGGGGCGGGTGCTGGCGGTGTATCCGGCCACCGAGGGGCTGTCGTTCAAGGTCATCCGCACGATCGTGGACACCCACCTCGACGCGCTGCTGCCGCAGGTGCACGAGTACTTCCCGCCGGAGATCCTGGAGCGCGCCGGCGTGGTGGGCATTCGCGACGCGCTGCGCATGGTGCACCGCCCGCAGACGCTGGCCGACGCGTACCGGGGGCGCGACCGGCTGGCGTTCGAGGAGCTGTTCTTCGTGCATCTGCTGCATCAGCGCGTGAAGGCGCTGGCGCGCGAGACGCGGCGCGGCATCCGATTCGAGAACCGGCGGAATCTCACCACGCGGCTGCGCGAGTCGCTGCCCTACGAGCTCACGCACGCGCAGGTGCGCGCCCTGCGCGAGATCGTGGGCGACATGTGCAGCGACCGCCGGATGCACCGGCTGCTGCAGGGCGACGTGGGCAGCGGCAAGACGATCGTGGCCGTGTTCGCGGCGCTGCTGGCGTTGGAGAACGGCTTCCAGGCGGCGATCATGGTGCCCACGGAGCTGCTGGCCGAGCAGCACCACCGCACGATGACGGCGCTGCTGGCCCCGCTCGGCGTGGCGCCGTTGCTGCTCACCGGCAGCGTGGCGCCGCGCGAACGCAAGGCGATCGCCAAGCGGCTGGCGCAGCTCGAGCCGCCGTTGGCGCAGGAGTGGCCGGAGCTGGTGATTGGCACCCACGCGCTGGTGCAGCAGACCACGGAGTTCGCGCGGCTGGGGTTCGCGGCCATCGACGAGCAGCACCGATTCGGCGTCGAGCAGCGCAAGGCGCTCACGGGCAAGGGCGAGATGCCGGACATCCTGTTGATGAGCGCCACGCCCATTCCGCGCTCGCTGGCGCTCACCATCTATGGCGACCTCGACCTCAGCTTCCTGGACGAGCGGCCGCCGGGCCGACGGCCGGTCACGACGATCTTCCGTGCCGATGGGTCGCGCGACCGCGTGATGCAGTTCGTGGACCGCGAAGTGGAGAAGGGCCGGCAGGCGTACATCGTGTATCCGGTGATCGAGGAATCGGAGAAGCTCGATCTCAAGGCGGCGACGACGATGTACGAATCGCTGCGCACGACGGCGTTCGCGCACCGGCGCGTGGCGCTGCTGCACGGGCGGGTGCCCAACGACGAGCGCGACGACATCATGCGGCGGTTCCGCGACGGCGAGGTGGACGTCCTCGTGGCGACGACGGTGATCGAGGTGGGCATCGACGTGCCCAACGCCACGGTGATGGTGATCGAGCACCCCGAGCGGTTCGGGCTGTCGCAGCTTCACCAGCTGCGCGGCCGCGTGGGGCGGGGCGGGGAGCAGAGCTACTGCATCCTGCTCGGCGACGTGGGGCGCGAGGCCAAGCAGCGGTTGCAGATCTTTGTGGACACCGAGGACGGATTCGCGATCGCCGAAGCGGATCTGCGGCTGCGCGGCATGGGCGATCTGTTCGGCGAGCGGCAGAGCGGCGTGCCCACGTTCAAGGTGGCCGATCCGCTGCGCGACGCCGCGTTGAGCGACTGGGCGCGCGAGATGGCCGAGGCGCTGCTGGCCCGGGATCCCGGGCTCACCACCCGGGAGAGCGCGCCATTGCGGCGCGTGCTCGGCGAGCGGTACGCGCGGGCGGTGGAGCTGTTCCACGTGGGGTGA
- the ftsY gene encoding signal recognition particle-docking protein FtsY gives MPRLLRKSGDTPRRSIWQRLKDVALRDVGVLVRGGVREGSLEGLEELLLEADFGVPVTLRLVAEVEARAKRGQVKTDEEFREALAEGVEAALRAGRSDPALVLPEAKPAVILIIGVNGAGKTTFIGKLSAQLRAEGKRVMVAAGDTFRAGAIDQLRVWAERTGAEFIGAQAGGDPAAVAFDAIDAAITRGVDVLIVDTAGRLHTSSGLMDELRKVARVITKRLPGAPHETLLVLDGTIGQNAVVQARTFTSAVPVTGLVVTKLDGTARGGVVVAVHEAIDVPVKFLGVGEAAEDLAPFDPAEFARELLSDE, from the coding sequence ATGCCACGCCTGCTCCGGAAATCCGGCGATACGCCGCGTCGCTCCATCTGGCAGCGTCTCAAGGACGTGGCGCTGCGCGACGTGGGCGTGCTGGTGCGCGGCGGGGTCAGGGAAGGGTCGCTGGAGGGGCTCGAGGAGCTGCTGCTCGAGGCCGACTTCGGGGTGCCGGTGACGCTCCGCCTGGTGGCCGAGGTCGAGGCGCGCGCCAAGCGCGGGCAGGTCAAGACCGACGAGGAGTTCCGCGAGGCGCTGGCCGAGGGCGTCGAGGCGGCGCTGCGGGCGGGGCGCAGCGATCCCGCGCTCGTGCTGCCCGAGGCCAAGCCGGCCGTGATCCTGATCATCGGTGTGAACGGGGCGGGCAAGACCACGTTCATCGGCAAGCTGAGCGCGCAGCTGCGGGCCGAAGGCAAGCGCGTGATGGTGGCGGCGGGGGACACGTTCCGCGCCGGCGCCATCGACCAGCTCCGGGTGTGGGCCGAGCGCACGGGGGCGGAGTTCATCGGGGCGCAGGCGGGCGGCGATCCGGCGGCCGTGGCCTTCGACGCGATCGACGCGGCGATCACGCGGGGGGTGGACGTGCTGATCGTGGACACGGCGGGGCGGCTGCACACGTCGAGCGGGCTCATGGACGAGTTGCGCAAGGTGGCCCGCGTGATCACCAAGCGGCTGCCGGGGGCCCCGCACGAGACGCTGCTCGTGCTCGACGGAACGATCGGACAGAATGCGGTGGTCCAGGCACGGACGTTCACGTCGGCGGTGCCGGTGACGGGCCTCGTGGTCACGAAGCTCGACGGCACGGCGCGGGGCGGGGTGGTGGTGGCGGTGCACGAAGCCATTGACGTGCCGGTGAAATTCCTCGGCGTGGGCGAAGCGGCCGAGGATCTCGCGCCGTTCGATCCTGCGGAGTTCGCGCGGGAGCTGTTGAGCGACGAATAG